From Candidatus Saccharimonadales bacterium, a single genomic window includes:
- a CDS encoding cytochrome c biogenesis protein CcdA, with protein MPLALVSFVAGVLTVLAPCTLPLLPVIVGGGASESKKSAPYVITGSLVISIFAFTLLIQAGGALVGIPDRFWQYFSGGLISLFGLSMLWPGWWERLVLKFNLASNRWLGRANQSRGIWRLILLGAALGPVFTSCSPTYALILATVLPVSFAEGALYMLFYALGLGLVLLATAKAGQAAAARLAWLSDPHGWFKRSLGAVFVLLGLAILSGLVATFEAWLVDLGVYDTIADFEFRLTGE; from the coding sequence ATGCCGCTTGCCCTGGTTTCATTCGTCGCTGGAGTCCTGACCGTCCTGGCGCCATGCACCTTGCCGTTGTTGCCGGTTATTGTCGGCGGGGGCGCTAGCGAGTCTAAAAAAAGCGCGCCGTATGTCATAACCGGTTCGCTGGTAATATCGATCTTCGCCTTCACTTTGCTGATCCAGGCAGGCGGCGCTTTGGTTGGTATCCCCGATAGATTTTGGCAGTATTTTTCCGGCGGATTGATCAGCTTGTTCGGCCTGAGTATGCTCTGGCCAGGTTGGTGGGAGCGCCTGGTACTTAAATTTAATTTGGCATCTAACCGCTGGCTCGGCCGGGCTAACCAAAGCCGCGGCATCTGGCGTTTAATTTTATTGGGCGCCGCGCTGGGCCCGGTCTTTACCAGTTGCAGCCCCACCTATGCCCTGATCCTGGCAACGGTTTTACCGGTTTCCTTTGCCGAGGGCGCACTTTATATGTTGTTTTACGCGCTCGGTCTGGGGCTAGTTTTATTGGCGACGGCCAAGGCCGGCCAAGCGGCCGCCGCGCGGCTGGCCTGGCTGAGCGACCCGCATGGCTGGTTTAAACGCAGCCTAGGGGCGGTATTTGTCTTGCTGGGGCTGGCGATTCTCAGCGGTTTGGTCGCAACCTTTGAAGCTTGGCTGGTTGATTTAGGCGTTTACGATACAATCGCCGACTTTGAATTTAGGCTAACGGGTGAATAG